One Sphingobacteruim zhuxiongii DNA window includes the following coding sequences:
- a CDS encoding RagB/SusD family nutrient uptake outer membrane protein has product MKFHNFCKKWLTVIIVFITITLGSCKRYLDIIPDNIPTLDHAFAMRSEAEKYLYTCYSYMPTDGGMATDPAMLAGDEIWTNDLSGSYRFSHTMFNIANGRQTTVNPAGEALWVNLYKGLRDCNIFLENIVQVKDMTEEEKKEWVAEVKFLKAYYHFYLVRMYGPIPLVKVNLPVDINVADVQISRAPVDSCFQYITELLDEVKDDLQPTITDPIRMMGRITKPIVYSLKAKVLLTAASPLFNGNKDQAALKNNDGLQLFNQTYDPQKWKLAADACKEAIDQCHEAGIKLYEFIPGAATSNISDQMKLQMKLRNAFTERWNSEIVWANTQSIASNLQLWATPNLTTYLDNPNVTYELAVPLKIVDMFYTKNGVPLNEDKTWAPSAVTKVGGLADQRLIRLNYETAESNFDREPRFYASLGFDGGVWYGHGYYNDEVPSGIYFLEGKLGQKNGKKGSFGSITGYYVKKFVHYQSTQANNGGYSTVNYPWPLIRLPHLYLMYAEALNEQVGPTEEVHQNVNIVRERAGLPSIREAWDNFATNKKYTTQSGMRDIIRRETLIETAFEGVRFWDLKRWKTASDELAKPIEGWNVFGQTVTEYYRKQLIYSQKFSMKDYFFPIRDANLLSNKNLVQNLGW; this is encoded by the coding sequence ATGAAATTTCATAATTTTTGCAAAAAGTGGCTAACAGTCATTATTGTCTTTATAACCATAACACTCGGTTCCTGTAAGCGTTATCTGGATATTATACCTGATAATATTCCCACATTAGATCATGCATTTGCTATGCGATCGGAGGCCGAAAAGTATTTATATACCTGTTATTCCTACATGCCAACTGACGGTGGAATGGCTACAGATCCTGCAATGTTAGCCGGCGATGAAATATGGACGAATGATCTGTCTGGGAGTTATCGATTTAGCCATACCATGTTTAACATTGCCAACGGTCGTCAAACAACTGTTAATCCTGCAGGGGAGGCATTGTGGGTTAATCTATACAAAGGATTGCGTGATTGCAATATATTCCTTGAGAACATTGTCCAGGTGAAAGATATGACCGAAGAGGAAAAAAAGGAGTGGGTTGCAGAAGTCAAATTTTTGAAGGCTTACTACCATTTCTATTTGGTTCGTATGTATGGTCCAATTCCATTGGTCAAAGTGAACTTGCCAGTAGACATAAATGTTGCCGATGTGCAGATTTCTAGAGCCCCAGTCGATAGCTGCTTTCAATATATTACTGAATTGTTAGATGAAGTAAAGGACGATTTGCAGCCAACAATAACGGACCCGATTCGCATGATGGGACGCATTACAAAACCAATTGTATACTCCCTTAAAGCAAAGGTCTTATTAACGGCGGCAAGTCCTCTTTTCAATGGGAACAAAGATCAGGCGGCGCTAAAGAACAACGATGGTTTGCAGTTGTTCAATCAAACCTACGACCCACAAAAATGGAAACTCGCAGCAGACGCTTGCAAAGAAGCTATTGATCAGTGCCATGAAGCGGGAATTAAATTGTATGAATTTATTCCAGGGGCGGCAACTAGCAATATATCGGATCAGATGAAATTGCAAATGAAATTGAGAAATGCTTTTACAGAGCGATGGAATTCAGAGATCGTATGGGCAAACACGCAAAGTATAGCGAGTAATTTACAACTGTGGGCAACGCCAAATTTGACAACCTACCTAGATAATCCCAATGTGACCTACGAATTGGCTGTCCCACTGAAAATAGTCGATATGTTTTACACGAAAAATGGGGTCCCATTAAATGAGGATAAAACATGGGCGCCAAGTGCGGTAACGAAAGTTGGAGGGCTTGCCGATCAGCGTCTTATTCGCTTGAACTATGAAACTGCAGAAAGCAATTTTGATAGAGAACCTCGTTTCTATGCATCTCTTGGATTTGATGGAGGGGTATGGTATGGACACGGTTACTATAACGATGAAGTTCCTTCGGGAATCTACTTTCTGGAAGGAAAGCTAGGGCAAAAAAACGGTAAAAAAGGAAGCTTCGGGTCCATTACAGGGTATTATGTGAAGAAATTTGTGCACTACCAAAGTACGCAGGCAAATAACGGAGGTTATTCGACCGTCAATTATCCATGGCCGTTAATTCGTTTACCACATCTTTATTTGATGTATGCGGAAGCATTAAATGAGCAGGTAGGTCCTACCGAGGAAGTTCACCAAAATGTAAATATTGTTCGTGAACGGGCAGGTTTACCATCAATTAGAGAGGCTTGGGATAATTTTGCTACAAATAAAAAATACACAACCCAGTCTGGTATGCGTGACATTATTCGTCGCGAAACGTTAATCGAGACCGCATTTGAAGGTGTTCGTTTCTGGGATCTGAAACGCTGGAAGACGGCTTCGGATGAGCTTGCTAAACCTATAGAAGGCTGGAATGTCTTTGGACAAACGGTAACGGAATATTACAGGAAGCAACTGATCTACTCCCAAAAATTCTCCATGAAAGATTACTTCTTTCCAATCAGAGATGCCAATTTGTTAAGTAATAAAAACCTGGTGCAAAACCTAGGTTGGTAA
- a CDS encoding DUF4998 domain-containing protein, whose protein sequence is MKIINQILLGCFGLLAVASCKKMDSTYKEYVVPSGIIYPGKVLSAEVKSGLNEAQLTWNRGSDPKVVKARIYWNYYTDSVDVSMPADQTLIAHTIKNLEENYYTFIIKTFDEAGHVSVPVEVSGAVHGERYKASLLNRRASTKVNIDNTVSLSFDPLNATSDIVKSEIEYSTTANQIKTVTINADVNSIQLDDFKLGTSYKMRTHYMPETAYKAIVSSDETFDVKKLNKLEWKIVGYSSYYNTDTPAKMIDGNPATRWGTLSPHVYPHFFTVDFGVQRTISSVSLWRQTPTNEEGPDEVQFLGSDDNVNFVDLGNYSFNRLSNAEQVYPLSGSRAYRYFMIKQIRGPKNYVVMGEFDVTASF, encoded by the coding sequence ATGAAGATTATTAATCAGATATTATTGGGCTGCTTTGGACTATTGGCTGTGGCATCCTGCAAAAAAATGGACAGTACTTATAAAGAATATGTGGTTCCTAGTGGGATCATCTATCCGGGTAAGGTTCTGTCAGCAGAGGTCAAATCTGGGTTAAATGAAGCGCAATTGACATGGAACAGAGGTTCGGATCCAAAAGTTGTCAAAGCGAGGATTTATTGGAATTATTATACAGATTCTGTCGATGTGTCGATGCCAGCGGATCAAACTCTGATCGCGCACACGATCAAAAATTTGGAAGAGAACTACTATACATTTATTATCAAAACTTTCGATGAGGCAGGCCATGTTTCCGTGCCTGTTGAGGTTTCAGGAGCGGTGCATGGAGAGCGTTACAAAGCTTCGCTACTGAACAGGAGGGCATCTACTAAGGTCAATATCGATAATACAGTTTCATTATCGTTTGATCCCTTAAATGCGACAAGCGATATTGTAAAATCTGAAATCGAGTATAGCACCACGGCAAACCAAATCAAGACTGTAACGATTAATGCGGACGTTAATTCCATACAATTGGATGATTTCAAATTAGGGACTTCCTATAAGATGAGAACACATTATATGCCTGAAACTGCATATAAAGCTATTGTGAGTTCTGATGAAACATTCGATGTGAAAAAATTGAATAAGCTAGAATGGAAAATTGTCGGATATTCAAGTTATTATAACACGGATACTCCAGCTAAAATGATCGACGGAAATCCAGCGACACGATGGGGAACCCTATCGCCACATGTTTATCCACATTTTTTCACAGTCGATTTTGGAGTGCAACGAACAATAAGTTCGGTTAGCTTATGGAGACAAACGCCAACCAATGAAGAAGGGCCTGACGAAGTACAATTTTTAGGGAGCGATGATAATGTCAATTTCGTCGACTTAGGAAATTATTCTTTTAATCGTTTGAGCAATGCTGAACAAGTTTATCCTTTAAGTGGGTCAAGAGCATATCGCTACTTTATGATAAAACAGATTAGAGGACCAAAAAACTACGTCGTCATGGGTGAATTTGATGTGACCGCTAGCTTTTAG
- a CDS encoding DUF5000 domain-containing lipoprotein, translated as MKNIVRLIILGMLYLSIQSCEEEPRIDFIDTNGGAPAQVTNVVVENTPGGAVLKYKLGKDVNLAYVKAVYEITPGVLKESKSSIYSDTLRLEGFGNTEEKEVKVFSVGRNEKVSEPVLVKVKPLNPPVTLAYDDLSIETAFGGVRVRIKNKLKANLAIVIDADTSGKGVLRPLQTFYTAVDSGAFTVRGLSSKEMKFSVYLRDRWGNKSLAVVKDLTPLFEKFVPKPFASYELPTDQPALSGTYALSNMWDGVASGAIYASRNNTSMPQWFTVDLKIPVVLSRMKAHQRVQNFTYNYSCVKAFELWGSNQPARDGSWDGWQLIGTFKSFKPSGTAVGTLTAEDIAYGYTNGEDFEMQDTPPAFRYVRFKTTETWLLGANQVTISELSFWGEF; from the coding sequence ATGAAAAATATTGTTAGATTAATAATACTCGGTATGCTCTACCTATCTATTCAGAGCTGCGAAGAGGAACCTCGAATAGACTTTATTGACACTAATGGAGGGGCACCAGCACAGGTGACTAATGTAGTAGTTGAAAATACACCGGGAGGTGCTGTTTTGAAATATAAATTGGGCAAGGATGTGAATTTAGCCTACGTCAAAGCAGTGTATGAAATTACGCCGGGCGTATTAAAAGAGAGCAAATCCTCCATTTATTCGGACACCTTACGACTGGAAGGATTTGGCAATACGGAAGAAAAGGAAGTAAAAGTATTCAGTGTTGGGCGAAATGAAAAGGTTTCTGAACCTGTACTGGTTAAAGTGAAGCCTCTAAATCCACCAGTCACCTTGGCTTACGATGACCTCAGTATTGAAACTGCTTTTGGGGGAGTCCGCGTAAGGATAAAAAATAAATTGAAAGCTAACCTAGCCATCGTTATTGACGCGGATACGTCTGGCAAAGGTGTATTGCGACCGCTGCAAACATTCTATACCGCCGTAGATTCAGGAGCATTTACCGTAAGAGGATTATCCAGCAAAGAGATGAAGTTCTCGGTTTACCTCCGGGATCGTTGGGGAAATAAATCATTAGCTGTTGTAAAAGACCTCACACCATTGTTCGAGAAATTTGTTCCTAAACCTTTCGCAAGCTATGAGTTGCCAACAGATCAACCCGCGCTTTCTGGAACTTATGCCTTAAGTAATATGTGGGATGGTGTGGCAAGTGGGGCGATTTATGCTTCGAGAAACAACACGTCAATGCCACAATGGTTTACCGTTGACTTAAAAATCCCTGTGGTCTTAAGCCGGATGAAGGCCCATCAACGGGTTCAAAATTTCACCTATAATTATTCGTGTGTAAAAGCCTTTGAACTTTGGGGAAGCAATCAACCTGCAAGAGATGGAAGTTGGGATGGCTGGCAGCTAATTGGAACCTTTAAGTCCTTTAAACCGTCGGGTACAGCTGTTGGTACCCTAACTGCAGAAGATATTGCCTATGGATATACGAACGGAGAGGATTTTGAAATGCAAGATACACCGCCAGCATTTCGGTACGTAAGGTTTAAAACAACCGAAACATGGTTGCTTGGAGCAAATCAAGTAACGATTTCGGAGTTGTCATTTTGGGGAGAGTTTTAA
- the def gene encoding peptide deformylase, which translates to MRNFIYILFLLLPITASSQDYAQDIASYRKQKDEAYLKNEYGPLKADQLSLLSYYPANKQFITQAKVELLADEPSFRMPTYDGTSNEYKRYALLHFSLFGRNYTLTAYQSIALFQTLTYKDHLFVPFMDESNGNSTYEGGRYLDLSINQIKNNSIEIDFNKAYNPYCAYSNGYRCPQPPKDNILPVLIEAGEKKYKGPKNERKVNISAAKNFSDTEQKLINAADEETLMHVYLISDEKELAVLRKPSEDLKFDDPLIDKLASRMFKTVQDPQHKGVGIAGPQVGINKNVIWVQRFDKTNEPFEFYINPKIIWRSKLIRVGAEGCLSIPDRKEDVKRSYAIRLQYVDRKGNIIEENIEGFTAVIFQHEVDHLYGILYPDRLEEQENKEVVPLNERINFQIEKGTIIP; encoded by the coding sequence TTTATATACTATTTCTACTACTTCCTATTACTGCCTCCTCACAAGACTATGCACAAGATATTGCAAGCTATCGAAAACAGAAAGATGAGGCTTATTTGAAGAATGAGTATGGTCCTTTAAAAGCGGATCAACTATCTTTATTATCCTATTACCCTGCCAATAAGCAATTTATTACACAAGCGAAGGTAGAGTTGTTGGCCGATGAACCGAGCTTTAGAATGCCAACTTATGATGGTACTTCAAATGAATATAAGCGTTATGCCCTTCTACATTTTAGCTTGTTCGGTCGTAACTACACGCTTACAGCTTATCAAAGTATAGCTTTGTTTCAAACATTGACCTATAAGGATCATTTATTTGTACCCTTCATGGACGAAAGTAATGGAAATAGCACCTATGAGGGTGGTCGCTATCTAGACCTTAGCATCAACCAAATAAAAAACAATAGTATTGAAATAGATTTTAACAAGGCGTACAACCCCTACTGTGCATATAGTAATGGATATCGTTGTCCGCAGCCACCAAAAGATAATATATTACCCGTTTTAATTGAAGCCGGGGAGAAAAAGTATAAAGGACCTAAAAACGAAAGAAAAGTGAATATATCCGCTGCAAAAAACTTTAGCGATACCGAGCAAAAACTAATCAATGCTGCAGATGAAGAAACATTAATGCATGTGTACTTAATCAGCGATGAGAAGGAACTAGCGGTATTACGCAAGCCTTCCGAAGACCTGAAATTTGACGACCCTTTGATTGACAAGTTAGCCTCAAGAATGTTCAAAACGGTACAAGATCCGCAACATAAAGGTGTTGGTATAGCTGGTCCGCAAGTGGGAATTAACAAAAATGTGATTTGGGTACAACGTTTTGATAAAACAAACGAACCGTTTGAATTTTATATTAATCCGAAAATCATTTGGCGTTCGAAATTGATTCGAGTTGGCGCGGAAGGATGCTTATCTATTCCTGATCGGAAAGAAGATGTGAAGCGTAGTTATGCTATTCGTTTACAATATGTAGATCGAAAAGGAAATATCATCGAGGAAAACATTGAGGGCTTCACCGCTGTAATTTTCCAACATGAGGTGGATCATTTATATGGCATCCTTTATCCAGACCGCCTAGAGGAGCAAGAAAACAAAGAAGTTGTCCCATTAAATGAACGCATCAATTTTCAAATCGAAAAAGGAACGATCATCCCTTAG